Proteins encoded in a region of the Caldisericum sp. genome:
- a CDS encoding APC family permease, which translates to MAQKLFVRNATGLVRELTPFDAFNLVFAAILIPVGISQALQFGAASFPGANIALAFVLGSILLLGFGGVYIFFTLIMPRSGGDYVWVSRTLSPLIGFVVNVTLTFVFVNWVAFNFTTMMTFFMPAFGYVANLPQSFVDWFAKPGNQFIVATILTIFFTLIMLKGTKFAAKFMRILFIIVWVGVGLWYLGLLVTSKEAFQASFATITGVKPEQIIDIAKSAGYTPPQGIDWKMTILAMLWAFQNLTGFEWTGYFAGEIKNVRRTVIVSVIGALLIGGGLYALGSLLVYKAMGFDFFSSLSYVGMNASDKLPKGIVFILPALTRFLSLPQFIKVYIALAFLLSIVWWTPAGFLLGTRNLFAWAFDRLAPDWVADVDPNLHTPVKATIIMGLYIELLNFLNIYGGLGGYLINIIAVMALAFVVVGIAAIVFPYKKKDLFENAPDLAKKKVGGIPLMTISGIVTVITWGMVFVAAFLVPQFGLKIEPIAMIEAFSVPVIAVIWYLIAVAVRRAQGIDITQVFTEIPPE; encoded by the coding sequence TTACACCTTTTGATGCGTTCAACCTTGTTTTTGCTGCAATCCTTATCCCGGTTGGTATCTCTCAAGCGCTCCAGTTTGGTGCGGCATCTTTCCCAGGTGCAAACATTGCACTTGCCTTTGTGCTTGGATCGATTCTTCTGTTAGGGTTTGGTGGTGTTTACATCTTCTTTACACTCATTATGCCTCGTTCAGGTGGAGACTATGTTTGGGTGAGCAGAACTCTAAGCCCTCTCATAGGTTTTGTTGTTAATGTTACCCTCACATTTGTTTTTGTAAACTGGGTTGCTTTTAACTTTACCACAATGATGACTTTCTTTATGCCCGCTTTTGGTTATGTTGCAAATCTTCCCCAATCATTTGTCGATTGGTTTGCAAAGCCAGGAAACCAATTCATTGTTGCAACTATTTTGACGATCTTCTTCACACTAATAATGCTTAAGGGAACCAAATTTGCTGCAAAATTTATGAGAATTTTGTTTATTATTGTTTGGGTTGGTGTTGGTCTTTGGTATCTGGGTCTTTTAGTAACATCAAAAGAAGCATTCCAGGCAAGTTTTGCAACGATTACAGGTGTAAAACCTGAGCAAATAATAGACATAGCAAAGAGTGCAGGTTATACACCACCACAGGGTATTGACTGGAAAATGACAATACTTGCTATGTTATGGGCTTTCCAGAACTTAACTGGATTTGAATGGACTGGCTACTTTGCAGGAGAGATAAAGAATGTAAGAAGGACAGTAATTGTTTCAGTTATAGGTGCGCTTCTTATTGGTGGTGGTTTGTATGCGCTTGGTTCACTTTTGGTTTATAAGGCAATGGGATTTGATTTCTTCTCATCTCTTTCCTATGTGGGAATGAATGCTTCCGATAAGTTACCTAAGGGCATTGTCTTCATACTCCCTGCGCTTACAAGATTTTTGAGCCTTCCTCAGTTTATCAAGGTTTATATCGCACTTGCCTTCCTTTTGAGTATTGTATGGTGGACACCAGCAGGATTTTTACTTGGGACAAGAAACCTATTTGCATGGGCATTTGATAGGCTTGCACCAGACTGGGTTGCAGATGTTGATCCAAACTTGCATACACCAGTTAAAGCAACAATAATTATGGGTTTATACATAGAACTTCTCAACTTCTTGAATATCTATGGTGGTCTTGGAGGGTATCTAATAAACATTATCGCAGTTATGGCACTTGCTTTTGTTGTCGTGGGAATTGCAGCAATTGTGTTCCCATACAAAAAGAAAGACCTTTTTGAAAATGCACCAGACCTTGCAAAGAAAAAAGTCGGTGGAATTCCTCTTATGACGATTTCAGGCATTGTTACAGTAATAACCTGGGGTATGGTTTTTGTTGCTGCGTTCCTTGTCCCTCAGTTTGGTCTCAAGATTGAACCAATTGCGATGATTGAAGCCTTCTCTGTTCCTGTTATTGCAGTTATCTGGTATCTCATTGCAGTTGCAGTGAGACGTGCACAGGGTATCGATATTACACAGGTATTTACAGAGATTCCGCCAGAATAG